The genomic region TCGTTTTGTAATACGAACTAACCGttttatataataatcttGTTTTGACATCCTCGTCTCAAATCGCTTTCTTTTGTCCTAGCTGTGACATTTAAGGATGTCGAGGTcattcttgttatttttcggAAGTTGGGAAAAtcccagttttttttatttacgatgGTACGTGTGATACTACCTGCGGATGAAAAGGAAGCTGCTAGTGTACATTAGGTGTCCTTGAGTCGTGGATGGTTTCCCCTGTTTAAGAAGTTTCATCTGATTGGATAGCTAACAAAAACCCTTGCTGTTGCTAGCACCGCGAAGAAACAAAGactgagaaaaagaaagcaaatgaGAATGGTTAACgaaaacgaatgaaaagagTGTTTGGCGAGTGACTGTCTACAATTCTGGAGTTTTCATTAGCTCCAGGTTCAGCCCACCTTGCCACCAGCCTTCAACTGTTGAGGTATAAAAGCCAACAAGGAAAACAGACAATCAGCAGTCGCTTTAAGAATCTTGCCTACAACACAATACCAaggtaaatataaaacaacgaaaaaaaattatatggtTTGTAACAAGTTGAATAGCGTTGCTAACATTTTTCTATTGCGTCTTGTaatttagaagaaaatgaaattcgtgATTTGCTTCAGTTTTTGTGTCGTCTTGGCTGCGGGTGTTCAAATCGTTCCTAAAACTCTGACACGCGAAATCAGAGCGGACGTGCTTAGAGGTAATCACTCTTTTAAGTACttcatttaattttaactGTGGCTAAACAATAACAGCTATGTGCAGACAATTAATCGTCAATTGATTATCATGAATCAGATTTCCCTGGTGTTTGCTATGCTTCCACTCAGTGTCGTACGTTTAAAGAGGGCGAAGAATGGGATCTCAAACCTTTCTGTGGAAAATCCGTTTGTATGATGGGTGCTGACGGAAGGTAAtgaattcgtttttgaaacACTTTCTTAATGTGTTATTCGTTCtaaatacttaaaaaattcTACCATTTGCATGAACATTTTACAGTTTGAAGGAGCGCGTCAGTGATTGCGGCCCCCCAGCCAAAGCAAACGCAGAGTGCAAAGTTTCGGCCAATGCTACGCTCGCCTATCCTGACTGTTGCCCAGTTTATGATTGCGCACCTGGAGTAGAACTGGAATTCCCTGAAATTCCAGTTCTGTAAACAACTTCGTAACGCAGCCGATAGATGTTAAGgtgcattattttttcttcttcgcatTCACTGCATTTATTTACATGAAATCTGAGCTGGTCCTTCGTTTATTGCTAATACATTTACATTCGTGAAAACACAAATAATAGTTCATAGGGTGGTACGAAAAGCTAACCGATATGAAAAACAGAATCTTTTAGTGTGACCTAGAAAGATCTCTTCTGAATAGCGGATGCAATATTACGAAATCAAGGCTTCGTTGCTTTCGTAAGAAAGAAAGCCATccataattttaaaatgtagtAAAGTCATGCTGACTGCTGCATTAAGAATAAGCGAGAAATCGCCTCATACTGATTTTTACCGCGTAATAGCATTTCTCATCACGTTGGACAAATAGATAGATAGAACCAATCAGatgacaaaaataaattcatcCAATACGGTCTATGGCTATACTCGACCCAATAGATTTAAGTACAAGATAGCACGccttttcg from Daphnia carinata strain CSIRO-1 chromosome 6, CSIRO_AGI_Dcar_HiC_V3, whole genome shotgun sequence harbors:
- the LOC130702325 gene encoding U-scoloptoxin(16)-Sm2a-like, with product MKFVICFSFCVVLAAGVQIVPKTLTREIRADVLRDFPGVCYASTQCRTFKEGEEWDLKPFCGKSVCMMGADGSLKERVSDCGPPAKANAECKVSANATLAYPDCCPVYDCAPGVELEFPEIPVL